A section of the Pleuronectes platessa chromosome 7, fPlePla1.1, whole genome shotgun sequence genome encodes:
- the dennd11 gene encoding DENN domain-containing protein 11, which yields MVKQSDRAPLLDWEEIPPPPDPSQAGPLQPPPLTEDAPAGKSSQAPGGTAPGSGWGTTTKAKVCSPSKAVTAVVASRVRSPGRPLTDPRGPGWTRPEPLGTDHRVLFPGLSVRDQWEEKDQIVAVFVVTFDTRSGNMVEWCLPHDVNLDGVEFKSMASGSHRINSDFIYFRKGVYFGLACFANMPVESELERGARMKSVGILSPSYTLLYRYMHFLENQVRLQLKCPGQYSPLEAFYEDKKAVLPPTGNGLVTACPTWSVTTINRCMHPEMKITHPAGCMSQFTQFFGEQIMVLWKFALLRKRLLLFSPPPVGVVCYRVYCLCCLANVSLPGVGVSVPELRPFFYINIADIPTLETEMSYVACTTEKIFEEKKELYDVYIDNQNVKTHRPHLQPLLRLNAADKEKYRKLSEQRQLLLYSQEVDGDCTSNEEDLFILFFMELNNRIFQTLSEVAGSSDPTLTADHVRAMGLDPQCDRSFLVDLLEVYGIDVALVIDNLCCS from the exons ATGGTGAAGCAGTCGGACCGAGCCCCGCTGCTGGACTGGGAGGAGATCCCCCCGCCGCCCGACCCCAGCCAGGCGGGCCCGCTGCAGCCGCCGCCGCTGacggaggacgctccggcgggGAAAAGTTCGCAGGCACCCGGTGGGACCGCGCCCGGTTCTGGGTGGGGCACCACAACAAAAGCCAAGGTCTGCAGCCCGTCCAAGGCGGTCACAGCTGTTGTTGCCAGCAGGGTCCGGAGCCCGGGCCGCCCGCTGACAGATCCCCGCGGGCCGGGGTGGACTCGTCCGGAGCCTCTGGGAACGGATCATCGTGTTCTCTTCCCCGGCCTCTCGGTGAGGGATCAGTGGGAGGAGAAGGACCAGATCGTGGCTGTGTTCGTGGTCACGTTTGATACGAGATCAG GGAACATGGTGGAGTGGTGCCTGCCTCACGACGTCAACCTTGACGGAGTGGAATTCAAGTCGATGGCCAGTGGCTCTCACCGGATCAACAGTGACTTCAT TTATTTCCGTAAAGGCGTTTACTTCGGCCTGGCCTGCTTCGCCAACATGCCTGTGGAGAGCGAGCTGGAGAGGGGGGCGAGGATGAAGTCCGTGGGGATCCTGTCTCCGTCCTACACCCTGCTCTACCGCTACATGCACTTCCTGGAGAACCAAGTCCG ACTCCAGTTGAAGTGTCCAGGCCAGTACTCTCCACTGGAGGCCTTCTACGAGGACAAGAAGGCCGTCCTTCCCCCGACAGGAAATGGCCTGGTCACCGCTTGTCCGACCTGGAGTGTCACCACCATCAACCGCTGCATGCACCCGGAAATGAAG ATCACCCACCCTGCGGGCTGCATGTCCCAGTTCACCCAGTTCTTCGGGGAGCAGATCATGGTGCTGTGGAAGTTTGCGTTGCTGAGGaaacgtctcctcctcttctcccctccgCCTGTAGGTGTGGTCTGCTACAGGG TTTACTGCCTTTGCTGCCTGGCCAACGTGTCTCTACCCGGAGTCGGCGTCTCTGTTCCTGAGTTGCGTCCGTTCTTCTACATCAACATAGCCGACATCCCCACACTGGAAACAGAGATGTCATATGTGGCCT GTACCACAGAGAAGATCTtcgaggagaagaaggagctgTACGACGTCTACATCGATAACCagaatgtgaaaacacacaggcCCCACTTGCAGCCGCTGCTCCGGCTGAACGCGGCGGACAAGGAGAAGTACCGGAAACTGAGTGAGCAGAG acAACTGCTGCTGTACTCGCAGGAGGTGGACGGAGACTGCACGTCTAACGAGGAGGATCTTTTCATCCT ATTCTTCATGGAGCTGAACAACCGCATCTTCCAGACGCTGTCCGAGGTGGCAGGGAGCTCCGACCCCACCCTGACCGCTGATCACGTGAGAGCCATGGGGCTGGATCCCCAGTGTGACCGCTCCTTCCTGGTCGACCTGCTGGAGGTGTACGGTATCGACGTCGCCCTGGTCATAGAcaacctctgctgctcctga